From one Gossypium hirsutum isolate 1008001.06 chromosome D08, Gossypium_hirsutum_v2.1, whole genome shotgun sequence genomic stretch:
- the LOC107907725 gene encoding uncharacterized protein, giving the protein MCKRFEDGLNEDIKLLVGILELKEFVVLVDRVYKAKELSKEKSQAETEARDSSSARNTRPKCNNCNKLHLGECRMKNGACFRCGSFDYYLRDYSEKSEKDNIQTLRPSNIVVRGRPPRNLDNVSGSHGVTKDYTITSEAQTPARAYVICVREDASAPNVITGTFSLIGTDVTALIDPESTHSYVCTKLVSSKNLPVESTEFVVKVLNHLSQYVLV; this is encoded by the exons ATGTGTAAGCGATTTGAAGATggcttaaatgaagatataaaactattAGTCGGGATCctcgagttgaaagaatttgttgtactagtTGATCGGGTATATAAAGCTAAAGAgctaagtaaagagaaaagcCAAGCTGAGACTGAAGCAAGGGATTCAA GTAGTGCTAGAAACACCAGACCCAAGTGCAACAACTGTAACAAGTTACATTTGGGTGAGTGTCGAATGAAAAAtggagcttgttttagatgtggttccttTGATTACTACCTTAGAGATTACTCGGAGAAATCTGAAAAGGATAATATTCAAACTTTGAGACCGAGCAACATAGTtgtgagaggtagaccacctcgtaatcttGACAATGTGAGCGGTAGCCATGGTGTGACGAAAGACTATACTATAACGTCTGAGGCACAAacaccagctagggcttatgtTATTTGTGTGCGCGAAGATGCTTCTGCTccaaatgttattactggtactttctctCTTATTGGTACTGATGtaactgctttaattgatcctgaatctactcattcatatgtttgcacgaAATTAGTCTCtagtaaaaatttacctgttgagtccactgaattcgtggttaaagtattgAACCATCTAAGTCAGTATGTGTTAGTTtaa